The following are from one region of the Prochlorococcus marinus str. SB genome:
- a CDS encoding DUF3804 family protein, which translates to MTDRETIESMLYELATPQKMGSFFVNNATSDFLFIRPSGNPISAKGFEEMMNSGDVVQEKAEITKIHKFEFLSADVAMCVFTLGAKFSYKGTPNDDLPTVTSIFKKINGIWKIHWMQRSTGDSDLSLWD; encoded by the coding sequence ATGACAGATAGAGAAACAATTGAATCGATGTTGTATGAGTTGGCAACACCGCAGAAAATGGGTTCATTTTTTGTTAATAATGCCACTTCAGATTTTTTATTTATCAGACCTAGTGGGAATCCAATAAGTGCAAAGGGATTTGAGGAAATGATGAATTCAGGCGATGTTGTTCAGGAAAAAGCAGAAATTACAAAAATTCATAAGTTTGAATTTCTCTCTGCCGATGTCGCAATGTGTGTTTTTACTCTTGGGGCAAAATTCTCCTACAAAGGAACTCCTAATGATGATTTGCCAACCGTGACTTCTATCTTCAAAAAGATCAATGGGATTTGGAAAATCCATTGGATGCAAAGATCAACAGGTGATTCAGATCTGTCTCTGTGGGATTAG
- a CDS encoding BspA family leucine-rich repeat surface protein — MSSSYSEIGFTQLGTDINGEAANDYSGRSVSLSDDGSIVAIGANRNNGNGSYSGHTRIYQYANETWTKLGTDIDGEAANDYSGYSVSLSADGSIVAIGANGNDGNGSLSGHTRIYQYANETWTQLGTDIDGEAAYDYSGRSVSLSADGSIVAIGADYNNGNGTYSGHTRIYQYANETWTQLGTDIDGEAAYDYSGRSVSLSDDGSIVAIGAFGNDGNNGNGSYSGHTRIYQYAIGKWTQLGTDIDGEAANDYSGYSVSLSGDGSIVAIGAFGNNGNGTYSGHTRIYQYANETWTQLGTDIDGEASYDYSGYSVSLSADGSIVAIGAYRNNGNGNYSGHTRIYQYANETWTKLGTDIDGEAANDFSGYSVSLSADGSIVAIGAYGNDGNGDNSGHARIYQQVDTIDPIISSVSPADNATAVATDSNIVLNFSEAVDVGTGNIVIYKSSDDSEVETFNVASSGLISGSGSTQITINPSKNFEAFSEYYVKIDSNAFDDSFGNSFAGINDKKTLNFKTGAHVFGNKTSLETAVDEWINDQDTAIDTYGDINTWDVSQITDFSELFVDRTSFNSDISNWDVSNGTDFTGMFRNASSFNQDIGDWNVVNGIYFDGMFRNASSFNQDIGDWNVVNGTDFPGMFREASSFNQDIGSWDVRNGTDFYAMFYGASEFNQDIGGWNVGSGTDFGLMFYAAEDFNQDIGDWNVVNGLYFDGMFRNASSFNQDIGGWNVGSGTDFGLMFYAAEDFNQDIGDWNVVNGIYFDGMFYAAEDFNQDIGSWDVSNGTNFDGMFEKADAFNQDIGSWDVSNGTNFGGMFFGVKYFNQDISTWTIDDEANLTDMFYGADLMQSYQGVDATPSIAYFNPFEDKASLQTAVDEWINDQDTAIDTYGDINTWDVSAITDFSSLFLNKTTFNSDISNWDVSSGTDFSHMFDAASAFNQDIGDWDVSNGTDFSYMFYAAEDFNQDIGYWDVSNGTDFHSMFGYAESFNQDIGYWDVSNGTDFHSMFGYAESFNQDIGDWDVSNGIDFSYMFRNASSFNQDIGYWDVSNGTDFHSMFGYAESFNQDIGDWDVSNGTYFAYMFYKAEDFNQDIGSWDVGNGTNFYSMFGNTRRFNQDIGDWDVSNGTSFSYMFNNASVFNQNIGDWDVSNGTDFVGMFQGATSFTQFNSFHFGWTPDENANFTNMFADSFIPVLDSQLVGDTPSINYFYPYVFKDKTTLQTAVDEWINDQDAAIDNYGVISLWDVSAITDFSGLFENKATFNGYISNWDVSNGTDFSRMFFNASEFNRDLSYWDVSNGTDFGGMFSGASEFNQNIGDWDVSNGTDFSSMFYGASAFNQDIGDWDLSNGTDFSSMFYGASAFNQDIGSWGVGNGIGFNSMFAGAEVFNQDIGSWDVSKGTNFVDMFYRASAFNQDISSWDVSSGNDFVYMFDDASSFNQDISVWNVSSGIDFRDMFLRADAMIAAGWSETPIESDFSGKTYLGTEGKDILTGEDGNDVFNGGSEDDVLRGGKGHDTYYVDSKDDLVTEKSGEGIDLIYSSVTYTASSYVEDLTLTGTSNINGSGNDLDNTIRGNSGDNKLYGKDGDDIFYGGDGKDRIYGWKGEDIIYGGDGDDYLKGHYSKDKLYGGDGDDTLLGGTSSDMLYGGEGNDKLYGESSADILYGGAGEDTLSGGTSTDILFGGDDNDKLYGGSSSDLLYGEDGDDYLKGHSSADILYGGNGNDYLRGGSSSDELYGGAGDDRLKGESGSDKMYGGDGDDTYYVSSKSDSVTEEENEGTDLIYSSVTFTASANVENLTLTGKGNISGSGNELDNTLTGNDKANKLYGKSGDDKLYGGKGNDRLYGSEGVDTLYGESGNDYLKAHSGNDILWGGSGKDYLRGGEDDDELYGGSSSDKLYGEDGDDYLDGGSSADKLYGGAGNDELWGGTSADKLYGGDGDDYLEGESSKDTLYGGNGDDDLYGGTSADKLYGGAGSDLLEGEDGDDYLKGHSGIDYLYGGEDDDYLRGGDDGDYLFGESGDDLLKGEDGDDILVGGLGKDDLYGGSGNDIFVLTAGSGYDRIRDFKKGEDKIDKADFNLRELGVFDSGKNMKVYIDENKSDLLAIIYNNNIDDGLISDFIF, encoded by the coding sequence ATGTCCAGTAGTTACAGCGAAATTGGTTTTACTCAACTTGGCACGGATATTAATGGGGAAGCTGCTAACGATTACTCGGGTAGATCAGTAAGTCTTTCTGATGATGGATCAATAGTTGCAATTGGTGCTAATAGAAATAATGGGAATGGAAGTTACAGTGGTCATACGCGTATCTATCAATATGCAAATGAGACATGGACTAAACTTGGCACTGATATTGATGGGGAAGCTGCTAACGATTACTCGGGATATTCTGTTAGTCTCTCTGCAGACGGATCAATAGTTGCCATTGGGGCTAATGGAAATGATGGGAATGGAAGTCTCAGTGGTCATACGCGTATCTATCAATATGCAAATGAGACATGGACTCAACTTGGCACTGATATTGATGGGGAAGCCGCTTACGATTACTCGGGTAGATCAGTAAGTCTTTCTGCTGACGGATCAATAGTTGCCATTGGGGCTGATTATAATAATGGGAATGGAACTTACAGTGGTCATACGCGTATCTATCAATATGCAAATGAGACATGGACTCAACTTGGCACTGATATTGATGGGGAAGCCGCTTACGATTACTCGGGTAGATCAGTAAGTCTTTCTGATGACGGATCAATAGTTGCAATTGGTGCTTTTGGAAATGATGGAAATAATGGGAATGGAAGTTACAGTGGTCATACGCGTATCTATCAATATGCAATTGGGAAATGGACTCAACTTGGCACTGATATTGATGGGGAAGCTGCTAACGATTACTCGGGATATTCTGTTAGTCTTTCTGGTGACGGATCAATAGTTGCAATTGGTGCTTTTGGAAATAATGGGAATGGAACTTACAGTGGTCATACGCGTATCTATCAATATGCAAATGAGACATGGACTCAACTTGGCACTGATATTGATGGGGAAGCTTCTTACGATTACTCGGGATATTCTGTTAGTCTCTCTGCAGACGGATCAATAGTTGCAATTGGTGCTTATAGAAATAATGGGAATGGAAATTACAGTGGTCATACGCGTATCTATCAATATGCAAATGAGACATGGACTAAACTTGGCACTGATATTGATGGGGAAGCTGCTAACGATTTCTCGGGATATTCTGTTAGTCTCTCTGCTGACGGATCAATAGTTGCCATTGGGGCTTATGGAAATGATGGGAATGGAGACAACAGTGGTCATGCGCGTATCTATCAACAGGTTGATACTATAGATCCAATAATTTCATCAGTATCTCCAGCAGATAATGCCACGGCAGTAGCGACAGATAGTAATATCGTGCTCAATTTTTCAGAAGCAGTAGATGTAGGAACTGGAAATATCGTTATTTATAAATCCTCAGATGATTCTGAAGTAGAAACTTTTAATGTTGCATCTAGTGGTCTTATATCAGGAAGTGGTTCTACTCAAATAACAATAAATCCCAGCAAAAATTTTGAGGCTTTTAGTGAATATTATGTCAAGATTGATTCCAATGCCTTTGATGATAGTTTCGGTAATTCATTTGCAGGTATAAATGATAAAAAAACTTTAAATTTCAAAACGGGTGCTCATGTCTTCGGAAATAAAACATCTCTAGAAACTGCTGTCGATGAATGGATAAATGATCAAGATACTGCGATAGATACTTATGGAGATATAAATACTTGGGATGTTAGTCAAATAACTGATTTTTCAGAATTATTTGTAGACAGAACATCATTTAATTCTGATATAAGCAATTGGGATGTAAGTAATGGAACTGACTTTACAGGAATGTTTAGGAATGCATCCTCATTTAATCAAGATATTGGTGATTGGAATGTAGTTAATGGAATTTATTTCGATGGGATGTTTAGGAATGCATCCTCATTTAATCAAGATATTGGTGATTGGAATGTAGTTAATGGAACTGACTTTCCAGGAATGTTTAGGGAGGCATCCTCATTTAATCAAGATATTGGTAGCTGGGATGTAAGAAATGGAACTGATTTTTATGCGATGTTCTATGGTGCATCAGAATTTAATCAAGATATTGGAGGTTGGAATGTAGGCAGTGGAACTGATTTTGGGCTTATGTTTTATGCAGCAGAAGATTTTAATCAAGATATTGGTGATTGGAATGTAGTTAATGGACTTTATTTCGATGGGATGTTTAGGAATGCATCCTCATTTAATCAAGATATTGGAGGTTGGAATGTAGGCAGTGGAACTGATTTTGGGCTTATGTTTTATGCAGCAGAAGATTTTAATCAAGATATTGGTGATTGGAATGTAGTTAATGGAATTTATTTCGATGGGATGTTTTATGCAGCAGAAGATTTTAATCAAGATATTGGTAGCTGGGATGTAAGTAATGGAACTAATTTTGATGGGATGTTTGAGAAGGCAGACGCATTTAATCAAGATATTGGTAGCTGGGATGTAAGTAATGGAACTAATTTTGGTGGGATGTTTTTTGGAGTGAAATATTTTAATCAAGATATAAGTACCTGGACAATAGATGATGAAGCGAATTTGACAGATATGTTTTATGGTGCCGATCTTATGCAATCATACCAGGGTGTTGACGCGACACCATCAATAGCATATTTTAATCCTTTTGAAGATAAGGCATCTCTTCAAACTGCTGTCGATGAATGGATAAATGATCAAGATACTGCGATAGATACTTATGGAGATATAAATACTTGGGATGTAAGTGCAATAACTGATTTCTCTAGTTTATTCCTAAATAAAACAACATTTAATTCCGACATAAGTAACTGGGACGTGAGTAGTGGAACTGATTTCTCTCATATGTTTGATGCCGCAAGCGCATTTAATCAAGATATTGGTGATTGGGATGTAAGTAATGGAACTGATTTTTCTTATATGTTTTATGCAGCAGAAGATTTTAATCAAGATATTGGTTATTGGGATGTAAGCAATGGAACTGATTTTCATTCGATGTTTGGATATGCAGAATCATTTAATCAAGATATTGGTTATTGGGATGTAAGCAATGGAACTGATTTTCATTCGATGTTTGGATATGCAGAATCATTTAATCAAGATATTGGTGATTGGGATGTAAGCAATGGAATTGATTTCTCATATATGTTTAGGAATGCATCCTCATTTAATCAAGATATTGGTTATTGGGATGTAAGCAATGGAACTGATTTTCATTCGATGTTTGGATATGCAGAATCATTTAATCAAGATATTGGTGATTGGGATGTAAGTAATGGAACTTATTTTGCTTATATGTTCTATAAAGCAGAAGATTTTAATCAAGATATTGGTAGCTGGGATGTAGGGAATGGAACTAATTTTTATAGTATGTTTGGTAACACACGGAGATTTAATCAAGATATTGGAGATTGGGATGTTAGCAATGGGACTAGTTTCTCGTATATGTTTAATAACGCATCAGTATTTAATCAAAATATTGGTGATTGGGATGTAAGTAATGGAACTGACTTTGTAGGAATGTTTCAGGGGGCAACTTCATTCACTCAATTTAATTCATTTCATTTTGGCTGGACACCAGATGAGAATGCGAATTTTACAAATATGTTTGCAGATTCTTTTATACCAGTTCTTGATTCTCAATTGGTTGGTGATACGCCCTCAATTAACTACTTTTATCCTTACGTATTTAAAGATAAAACTACTCTTCAAACTGCTGTCGATGAATGGATAAATGATCAAGATGCTGCGATAGATAATTATGGAGTTATAAGTCTTTGGGATGTAAGTGCAATAACTGATTTCTCTGGTTTATTCGAAAATAAAGCAACATTTAACGGATATATTAGTAATTGGGATGTAAGTAATGGAACTGACTTTTCAAGAATGTTCTTTAATGCATCAGAATTTAATCGAGATTTAAGCTATTGGGATGTAAGTAATGGAACTGATTTTGGCGGGATGTTTAGTGGTGCATCAGAATTTAATCAAAATATTGGTGATTGGGATGTAAGTAATGGAACTGATTTCTCAAGTATGTTTTATGGCGCATCAGCATTTAATCAAGATATTGGAGATTGGGATTTAAGTAATGGAACTGATTTCTCAAGTATGTTTTATGGCGCATCAGCATTTAATCAAGATATTGGTAGCTGGGGTGTAGGGAATGGAATTGGTTTTAATTCGATGTTCGCTGGAGCAGAAGTTTTTAATCAAGATATTGGAAGCTGGGATGTAAGTAAAGGAACGAATTTCGTAGATATGTTCTATCGTGCATCAGCATTTAATCAAGATATTTCTTCTTGGGATGTAAGTTCTGGAAATGATTTTGTTTATATGTTTGATGATGCAAGCTCATTTAACCAAGATATAAGCGTTTGGAACGTTAGTAGCGGAATTGATTTCAGGGATATGTTCCTGAGGGCAGATGCAATGATTGCAGCTGGATGGTCAGAAACCCCTATTGAATCTGACTTTTCAGGTAAAACTTATCTTGGAACTGAGGGAAAAGATATATTAACTGGTGAAGATGGTAATGATGTTTTTAATGGAGGTTCAGAAGATGATGTTTTAAGAGGAGGTAAAGGTCATGACACTTATTATGTTGATAGCAAAGATGATCTCGTTACAGAAAAATCAGGAGAAGGTATTGATCTAATTTATTCCTCAGTTACATATACTGCTTCTTCTTATGTGGAAGATCTTACTCTTACAGGTACATCTAATATCAATGGTTCTGGTAATGATTTAGATAATACGATTAGAGGAAATTCTGGTGATAATAAACTTTATGGAAAAGATGGAGATGATATTTTCTATGGAGGAGATGGTAAAGATAGGATATATGGCTGGAAGGGAGAAGATATAATTTACGGAGGAGATGGAGATGATTACTTAAAAGGTCATTACAGTAAAGATAAATTATATGGAGGAGATGGCGATGATACTTTATTGGGTGGAACAAGCTCCGACATGCTTTATGGAGGAGAAGGTAATGACAAACTATATGGAGAATCCAGCGCTGATATTCTTTATGGTGGTGCTGGAGAAGATACCTTATCTGGTGGAACAAGTACAGATATTCTTTTTGGAGGAGATGATAATGACAAGCTTTATGGCGGTAGCAGTTCTGACCTTCTTTATGGAGAAGATGGCGATGATTATTTAAAAGGTCATTCCAGTGCCGACATACTTTATGGTGGTAATGGTAATGATTATTTAAGAGGAGGCTCCAGTTCTGATGAACTTTATGGTGGAGCTGGAGATGATCGGTTAAAAGGAGAATCCGGCAGTGACAAAATGTATGGCGGAGATGGAGATGATACTTATTATGTGAGCAGTAAAAGTGACAGTGTCACAGAAGAAGAGAATGAAGGAACTGATTTAATTTATTCATCAGTTACATTTACGGCCTCTGCCAATGTAGAAAATTTAACCCTTACTGGTAAAGGCAATATCTCAGGATCTGGTAATGAATTAGATAATACGCTTACTGGAAATGACAAAGCTAACAAGCTTTATGGCAAAAGTGGTGATGACAAATTATATGGAGGAAAAGGTAATGACAGATTATATGGCTCAGAGGGAGTAGATACTCTTTATGGAGAAAGTGGTAACGATTATTTAAAAGCACATTCTGGTAATGATATTCTCTGGGGAGGAAGTGGTAAGGATTATCTAAGAGGAGGAGAAGATGATGACGAATTATATGGAGGATCCAGTTCCGACAAATTATATGGAGAAGATGGTGACGATTATTTAGATGGAGGATCCAGTGCCGATAAACTTTATGGCGGAGCAGGAAATGATGAACTCTGGGGAGGGACAAGTGCAGATAAACTTTATGGAGGAGATGGAGATGATTATTTAGAAGGTGAAAGTAGTAAAGATACACTTTATGGAGGTAATGGTGATGATGATTTATATGGAGGGACAAGTGCAGATAAACTTTATGGCGGTGCTGGGTCTGATCTGTTAGAAGGAGAAGATGGAGATGATTACCTGAAAGGACATTCTGGAATTGATTATCTATATGGTGGAGAAGATGATGATTATCTAAGAGGTGGAGATGATGGAGATTATTTATTTGGAGAAAGTGGAGATGACTTATTAAAAGGAGAAGATGGCGATGATATTTTAGTTGGAGGTTTAGGTAAAGATGATCTTTATGGTGGAAGTGGAAATGATATTTTTGTATTAACTGCAGGAAGTGGTTATGACAGAATTAGAGATTTTAAAAAAGGAGAAGATAAAATCGATAAAGCGGACTTTAATCTTAGGGAATTAGGAGTTTTTGACAGTGGTAAAAATATGAAGGTCTATATAGATGAAAATAAAAGTGATTTGCTGGCAATAATTTATAACAACAACATAGACGATGGATTAATATCTGATTTTATTTTTTAA